In Zingiber officinale cultivar Zhangliang chromosome 1A, Zo_v1.1, whole genome shotgun sequence, the DNA window TGGTGGCAAAAAGCTGACTACGTTCGCCCCGAGTGCCCCcgccaatacggaggaggtaaatcatgagtaactactagcctttggaatagtgattggCGCATgagggagatatttacctcggCTATGCCGAGATTCGAGCCCCAAATCTCACAAATGctatagtgacactataaaagggggtctccATCTACAGACGAAAGTACGCGAGGCTTTATTATTCTATACGCTCTTTGCTACTGATCACTATTACTATTCTTTCCTCTCGAACCGAAGATTGACTTGAATGTCATAGGGCTAATGCTGGAGACCTCTTCCCTGGTCCAACGCTAACGCTCTTGGTTTTGTAAGATAACGCAGAGTCTTCTTCCAGTCAACACTAGAGTCATATTCCCGGCTAGCCGTCTTctcaactttcggacaggattagGCACCAAACACACTAAAATCCATTAAACCAAGTGGTTATGCGATGAGCACCAAACACAAAATAACAACCTTATTGCAACAGATGCAGCCACCAATCGGTTTGCAGATAATCTATGTATCCCTTTGCTTTATAGTTATCAATTTGATTAttagaaagatattttaattgtaaACACCCAACGACAATGGATGGACCAATTCACATGtttgtagggatgtaaatgaaccaaacggttcgcgagctattcgaaactcgattcagTAAAAAGTTCGTTCGAGTTCATTCGTTTATCttatcaagccgagctcgagcttgatttcgagcttgacagttttatcgagccgagctcgagcttaaggatattcagttcgtgagctcgcgaacatgttcatttataggctcgcgagccaaaaaaaaaTGAGTCTTAAACCGaacaaaaaaacgagctctaaaacgagccaaaaaacgagctctaaaatgaactttaaaatgagtcaaaaaataaactctaaaacgagccaaaaaagaGTTGTAAACGAGCTcgaaaacgagcccgagctcgcttaacgagttagactcgttaactttgataatcgaactaataacgagtcgagctcgaactgttcgcgaacttgataattttaaaacgagccgagctcgaaccttgtgataaaagctcgattcgagctcgagccgagctcgaacccgAGTAACTTAAATGAGCTGAatcgagccgaacagtattaggctcgagctcggctcatttaTATCCCTACGTGTTTGTCGTTTGTGAAGATTCATACTCGTGAAAGGATGAACACAGATTTTGAAAGGAAATAAAAGCTTAACTTTCTTCAAAAGTAGGTAAGTCAATAATTGGTCGATCCGCAAATGAGCTGAGAAGGGTAATAGACTATTGGAAGGTTGAATATGACTATCGATGACAATGTTTTAAAAGGCGATATAGAAGAGTTTGAATTGAAAAATAGGCGAATCCCAGTCCAGATTGAAGAATTATCGTTCTATATGattgctaattttaattttttgatttacTCCTTTTTCAAGTAGAACAATCATAGGTGACAGATTTTACATACCATATATTATTTAATTGAAGGAAACTTGATTTTATATCAAGGATATTTTTCTTCCACTGAACCAGTGACAGCTAGTGTACATGTATGTCTGCAATTCTGGGCCCAAACCAGGAGTCGTTGTCTAGGGACAAGCACGCACCCACGCGTTAAGCAAAGAAAAGGACAAGACAAATGGAAAAAGATAATTAAGTTTCACTCCGAGCGATTATAGATAGGATAGCACCAGGGATAGGGCAAGTTCCAACCTACGCAGATGGCTTATCCCACTTGAGCGGCTTGACAACCTCCCAGGTGAAGTCTGGGTCGTCCCTCCCAAAATGTCCATAAGCCGCAGTCTTGAGGAACCTGTGGCCACCCCTTTTCAGGTCAAGGTTAATGGTGATCATGCCAGGCCTGAAGTCAAAATTCTCCTTCACGATCTGAAGTATCTCCTTATCAGGAATCTTCCCTGTTCCATAGGTGTCCACAAACACAGAGAGGGGCTCAGGGACGCCAATGGCATAAGAAACCTGCACTATGCAACGTCGAGCGAGCCCATTGGCCACGATGCTCTTCGCAGCCTGCCTTGCAATGTAGGCACCGCTGCGATCGACCTTTGTAGGGTCCTTGCCTGAGAAGGCACCGCCGCCATGTGCTCCCCAGCCTCCATAAGTGTCGATGATGATCTTGCGGCCAGTGAGTCCAGCGTCACCGTGAGGCCCGCCGATGACAAATCGGCCAGAGGGGTTCAAATGAAAGATGGTCTTCTCATCGAGATACTTCTCAGGAATGACTGGCTTGATAACGTGCTCCTTGAGATCGGCAGCAATTTCATCGTTGGTCACGGTCTCATCATGTTGGGTGGAGATGAGCACTGTGTGGACGCGGACTGGAACCATGGCACCGTGATCATTGCGATACTCCACGGTCACCTGGGTCTTACCATCTGGCCTCAGCCAAGCACAAGTCCCGTTCTTGCGGACCTCAGTGAGGCGAGCACCCAACTGGGTTGCGAGGACATGGCTGAGGGGCATCAGCTCAGGAGTTTCGTCAGTCGCGTAGCCAAACATGTGTCCCTGGTCGCCAGCGCCAATCTCCTCCGGGCGCTTAGTGAAGTGGCCGTGAACACCCTGGGCGATGTCAGGTGACTGCTGCTCGATGTACATAAGCACGTTACAGTGATCGGCATCGAGGCCGACATCATCAGACGTGAACCCGATTGAACGGCAGGTGTCGCGGACAATCTTCTCATAGTCGATTTTGCCCTTGGTTGTAATCTCGCCGAACACCATCACCATGTTGGTCTTCGAGCAGGTCTCACATGCAACCTTGCTGTCAGGATCCTGCTCGAGGCAAGCGTCGAGAACCGCATCCGAAATCTGATCGCAGAGCTTGTCAGGGTGTCCCTCGTTGACAGATTCAGAGGTGAAAAGGAAGGTATCCTCCATCTTAATTTGAGCTGAATCGTCGGAAACAGAAGAGATAACATACAGGATTGTGGAAAAGAAATGTCAGTGCACTTTTTTAAGTAGCCAATATAAAAGGGGAAGACTTTATTGAATCGTGCAATGAGAACAAAACGTATCGTGAAGATTAACCTATGAAAACACAACATCAGAATTCCAAAACATAGAAGTAAAAGCTTTAGTAATGTTCAAATATATGGATTTAAAAAGTGAGATTCAGAAGTCGAGACGAGTCCTTGATTGAACTGCTTTAGGCACAAGCTAAACGAGAATCTTGAATTTATATACCACGAGTATCTGGAGAGAATAATATAGCGGGAACTTGAAGCAACATGCCACCAGAAAGCTCAGTAACAAGTCtttcaattaaaattaacttgaccAACAAAGCAAACTACGGTCACAAGAAAGCTTAGGCTTGAAGGATAAGGAAAGATTCGTCGATTCCACGATATAGAATTCACAAATTGTACGCCTGCGGTTCAACTGGATGGAAGAATTGTGCAGGAAATGTTACCCGAAAAGCAAACCATACTAAATCATCTACAACGTTCTCAAATTCGACAACTATGACTCCAAAGATAAATCTTGTACTAGAAGAAATCAATCAATAGATCGAGATAATTCAGATCCGAAGTAATCATGTAAACGCCGACAAGACTCAAAAAAATCCAGTCAGGGTAGGAACGGCAAACGACGATTCCAACAAGGATCAAGAAACAAACCTACATAAAAAATCTAGGTCAGACAGAATCAATCAATTAGAAACCCGTCAAACAACACCGCTTCCAAGAAAATCAAAACAAAGGGACAACCTCCAGGGAAGAGATCTAAAGCACATAGACAAAAGAGTGCTCACCTCAAGGATAGACACGACGCGCAGGCAGAGAGGTAGAGTTCCCCGAAGCCTAATCGCCGCCGCCTTTCTATCTGCTTCGACGGAGCGGCTTACCCTTTCCACACATCCGCAGTGCTCCAACCCCGACGACTATTTATAGCCGTGCGAGTGGACTGCTACTGGGTGGTAACCGGCCCAACGATCGGATCTGACCGTCCGATCATGACGACACTGATCCGGTGGCCGACTAACAGGGCCGGGGGTTGGTGGTCGTATTGGATCACCTTCTATTGTCGGTTGCCTTCTCTCACCCACTCCCGAAGACTTGCGCCTTGGCCAGACCCACTTATGGCGTCGGCGCGAGCTGCTAGCGCAACAACCGGCTCGGCAGCAAACCGGAGGATCCAATGAACACCGATGAACACGGAACAGGCAAACAGCCAATTTCTCTAAAATATTAACTTGATGTTTAATATTTAGttgatttagattttttttatgtaCATTGTTTCCTtttataaaatagatatttatttttttctttcttgccATGGTTTTTCAGGTGGTTGGGCAAATTAAGTGCCGTGGATGATCTGtcgaattaatatatatataaaaataaagcattagcattgaattaatttaaattttacttttaGGTAAGCATGTTAATTAATCCCAGTTGTCTACTTGCTTTCTATGCTAAAAAAATCTCTCTCGCTCTTTAATTACTAAAAAAACATCCTTTTTATtagaaatcatttttttaaaatcaaaatatttGAGCTTTATGCCGGCAAATCTCGAAGGAAGATAGACTTTCCTCTTAAATCTGACACTCGAAATGGGCTTTCAAAATATTTATCCCAAATTCATATCTTGAACCTTTTATTACACTTTTGAATGTCGAATTcttgatatttataatcaataagtTATACAGATTTCAATTCTGACTTTATTTTGACACATTTTGGTCAAAACAGTTTGTGATAAACAAACTAAAATACCTGCATACGTTCACAACTCAACAGAAAACTGCTAtaataaatttccttttataaaaaattaatttaattttttatattagatattaaattgATAATAACATATACATTTGATCTTAATAATCAAAAGGTAAATTTCTTAATTAGCCTAGCTAAAGTAATGATGAACGAAAATGACTTTAGTTTTCTTCCGGATTGAAATGGAGGGATATTTTGTATATTTCATTCGGACAAAATGAgccttttatatataaaaaaaatattatagcaTTTTATcacatgttattttttttattcatcagGGCACTAGAATTTCTAAATAACATTATAGAGAAATGAAAGAGCGTGTTTAATTAGAAGGATGACCCACTCAATCAATCACAATCGTCCTCCAGTAAACAGTTTGATATTGTATTTCTCTTATCGAATAAATTGTTATTTCTCTTCTAGAATTATTTCTTACCCAAACTCTCCTGACTTGGATATAGTCGGTCGTTGAAATCCTCCAGGCTACGATAGCAGGTTCCCCTTTGTACAAGGGTCGAGCAAGTACCATATCATCTTGTCCTTTTCAGGACTCAAATTCTCCCAATCAGATATAGTCGGAGTCGAGATCCTCCATGTTAAGGTAACGGACTTCCATTTATACAAGGGTCGAGCGAATATCATATTGTCTTATCTTTTCAAGGTCCAAACTCCCCCGACTTGGACATAGTTATGGTCAAGATCCTTCTGGCTGTAGTAGAGAACTCCCGGAGTGTCATATCACATTATCCTTTTTAGGTTTTAAACTCCCTTGACTTAGGCATAGTTAGGATCGAGATTCTCTAGGTTGTGATAACAAACTCCCCTTCGTACAAGGGTCAAGTGAGTATCGTATCGCCTTATCCTTTCTAGGGCCCAAACTCCACCGACTTAGACATAGTCAGGGTCTAGATCCTTCGAGCTGTGGTTGTGGACTTACCCTTTGCACAAAGGTTGAGTGAGTACTGTATCATCTTGTTCTTTTTAGGGCCCCGACTCGGACATAATAGGAGGTTGAAATCCTCCAGACTGCGGTAAAAGACTCCCCTTCATACAAAGATAGAGTGAGTATCATATTATCTTATCCTTTTCATGGCTCAAGCTATTTTGACTTAAACATAGTCGAGGTTGAGATCCTATATGCTACAGTAGCATACTCTCCTTCGTACAAGGGATAAGTGAGTACTGTATTATCTGGTCCTTTTCAAGGCCCAAACTCTCCCAACTCAGATATAGTCTGGGTTAACATCTTCAAGACTATGGTAGCGAACTCTCTTATTAGGACATTTGAGAATTAGAGGGGGTAAATAGCTCTGATTGCTTCATTGATGATTTGTCGCAATGGAAACTTGAAGAAAATTTAACACCtttaattttacttggtatccacttcctTAAGGTAACTAATTCAAGGGTCCACTCTCCTAACTCATAGATGCACTATGAATATCTCatttttgaaggcggagaagcctcatacaagcaCAAATATGAGAATACgccaagaagagaagaagacaatACAAATGgaaattgaaaatgattttaaaatacttgaaTCTTGCTTAGCTTACTTTCTTCTAGCTTGGAAAATGCCTCTTGATGCCTAGAAAGTGCAGCAATACTTGTCTCTGAGTGCTCAAGAACTAgcagacaaaaggtggagaagagtTAGATTCAATCCTTCATGAAATCCCTTTATATCGCGTTGATTTAAGGTTCTCAATCGATTGAGCTTACTCCCAATCTATTACCATGTCAGATCATATTAAATTCAGTCATCCAAACCTCGTAACAACTCTTTTTCACTTTTTCCCAATCGATTAAGACTTGCAAGAATCGATTAAATAActtccaatcgattgactaattaATTCAGAAGTCTACTGTTCGCTCATGAACTTTTACCAATCAATTAGGGaaactcccaatcgattcagcttcttcacgaacaaccctcaatcgattgggcatctTTCCAATTGATTCAACATAGAAAATTACTGTGCTttgcagaaaaaaaaaaactccactCAATCAAATACCCAATCGATTCACCAAGCTCTTAATTAATTACCCAATCAATCCAAAATCCTTCTGTTTTCATGAGAAAAGCTCTCAATCAATCACCTAATCGATTAACTTTGGACCTAATTGATTGTCCTACCCTAATCCCCTAAACCTAGTTTTAGGGTTCCTTTGCCAAACCCGAAGCCTTCCGTAACTTGTTGAGACTTGCCGTTGCCTAACATacaatcaaccttgacttaccatgacttctttaccaagtgtctGATTACCCCTTGACAAACTTGAACTTTTCgttgcctagttcccaactaggacttttctcatgccaagtgtttagCTCTTAGCTAATCCACCTTAGACTTAACCTAATTTCTAACTTGGTTTgcctagtcccactaggacttcACTCGTACCAAGTATTTAGCTCCCAGCTAACCCAACTTGGACTTAACGTAATTCCCAACTAGGTTTCCCTAGTCACACTAGGACTTCACGCATGCCAATTGTTTAGCTCCCAGCTAACCTAGcttggacttaacctagttcccaactagtaTTACCTAATTCCCCTAAGATTTTCCTTGTGTCAAGTGTTTAGCTCCTAGTTAATCTACCTTGGGCTTAACCTAGTTCCTAACTAGGTTTGCCTAGTCTCACTAGGATTTCtatttacctaacctccagttaagatttCTTGTTTGTCTAACTTTTAGTTAGGACTTTGTTAGTCAAGTATTtgattaaccttgacctacttgacttctcattcacacatattatccaaacattgaaactcaagctcgagccaactcaagcttagtcaaactagtcaaccttgacccaaggacAATTCCACCAACACCCCTTTCATACAAGGGTTGAGCGAGTACCATATCGCTTTATCATTTTCAGGGCTCAAACTCCCCCGACTTGGATATAATCGGGGTTGAGATCTTCTATGCTAAGATACTAGACTCTGCACGAAGGTTGAGTGGACATCATGTCATCGCCCCTATGATGGTAGCAAAAAACAATACAAATTTCCCAAACATTCATCACATTTAAAAGAAACTATTATAGAAGATAAAGTTTAAATAAGTACATCTAAAAAATCAGTGGAATCTTCATCAGGGATGCTCTTGTCCAGGATCTTGGCTCGGCTAGAAGGGGTTGAATAGTCGATTACCCCAATTGCACTTTCTTCCTATAAAATGTTAGTTGAGTAGTGGAATAATAAAACAACCAAGATAAAGAAAATGAAAGCAAACTCTGACACATTCATTTAATGTGATTCGAAGATAATGCTCTTACTCCATGATGTATCTTTGAGGTGGACAATCCCTTAATCCATCAGTGGATTAGTTTTCAATAATCTCTAGCTAAACATACTCCTTCTCGATGGACCAAACCTCCCACAAGgcactcttcttctttacaagattgagaaTGAGTTAGGAAGAAGAATTTTAGACTTGGAATCTTGAGGGCAAACACTTTAGAGTATTCAACAAGAATCAATAATCTCCTTCATCCCCCAAGCTTTCTTTAAAaagagaggaaagagttgatcacaagTCAACTCATTTTCTCCACCAGTCAACTAGCATtctcatcagtcgactggtgtgatCGTTGGACACAGCTAACGACACTCCATAGAATTCACGATTTTGTTCAATGGCTCTTTACTAGTTGACTAACTACAGTACCATTCGACTGGTCTCAGGCAATCGACTGGTCAGTCAATTGACCTTCACAGCCGTTgggcacagaaacattctgtgcccTCGTGATCTCAAATCAGTTGACTGATCTTTACACCAGTCAATTGCCCCATTACAATCATCCACACTCATCCTCTCTGGAGTttcccttgaagccctcttcttcagccttcgtccctcagatgcacttgaGTTCGTGGATCCTTtctgtgtcatccttcacgttgccttgaagtccgcttcccctGGCCTACTCCTTTGCTCCTTGTTCAACggtccctcaaatgcaccatcCTTTACTGATCTCAAGGACCCAAGCCATAGGATGCACTTACCaacttggtcacaccaagtcttgcacgactcaaacacacatatcaaactaatgtgaaacttaacttaaaatttttgacACATATATTAAAACCATGATCATACCTGATCAAACTAGGTTAATTACACtcacaatctctcccttttttgatgtgtggtaatatatttaagttaaacATAAATAGCAACTTGAAAATTACAAGCatgatgtaaacatgaagcataaaatccAAGCTCCCTCTTAACTTATGCCTATCACTTAATTTTCACGTTTCTTACAAGAATATAGAGAAATAAAAGTTTCTAGTCTTAAACTTTatcaattctccccctttgacattatcAAAAAGATTACACCCAACAACCAcgcatactatggtatcaatttTACTTAATTTGAACCAAAgtcaaattctaaaaatacaaATAGAATGCTGAAAAGTATCTATTAATCGACTGCCCTCTGATGTAGTTGACTAGCACAGATCCAGTCTGAAACTTGATTTTTGAAGACAACTTcagaaatactcataaaaattttaaaaatcataaaattttgaaaacatatttcttttaagttcctctaataaggaaaaatatgttttcatgaaaagtcattGTATTTTTCAAGTTT includes these proteins:
- the LOC122023108 gene encoding S-adenosylmethionine synthase, coding for MEDTFLFTSESVNEGHPDKLCDQISDAVLDACLEQDPDSKVACETCSKTNMVMVFGEITTKGKIDYEKIVRDTCRSIGFTSDDVGLDADHCNVLMYIEQQSPDIAQGVHGHFTKRPEEIGAGDQGHMFGYATDETPELMPLSHVLATQLGARLTEVRKNGTCAWLRPDGKTQVTVEYRNDHGAMVPVRVHTVLISTQHDETVTNDEIAADLKEHVIKPVIPEKYLDEKTIFHLNPSGRFVIGGPHGDAGLTGRKIIIDTYGGWGAHGGGAFSGKDPTKVDRSGAYIARQAAKSIVANGLARRCIVQVSYAIGVPEPLSVFVDTYGTGKIPDKEILQIVKENFDFRPGMITINLDLKRGGHRFLKTAAYGHFGRDDPDFTWEVVKPLKWDKPSA